A portion of the Bacillota bacterium genome contains these proteins:
- a CDS encoding class II aldolase/adducin family protein codes for MRAEESRRRVAEFSRRMLHDRLVAGTSGNISAIDEASGLIAITPSGVDYERLAPESITLLDRDGRVVEGDLEPSSETPMHLHIYRRRPETRAIVHTHSMYATTLAVLGRGIPVMHYMVLLLGDSVPVAEYAVYGSEQLAENAVRALGAERKAVLLANHGAVTVGGSLDEAYRNALLLESMAELYWRAVLAGEPRLLSEAEVEEASRQLKGYGAARLRTRP; via the coding sequence ATGCGTGCCGAGGAGAGCCGGCGCCGGGTGGCGGAGTTCTCGAGGCGCATGCTGCACGATCGGCTGGTGGCCGGAACGTCCGGGAACATCAGCGCGATCGACGAGGCGAGCGGCCTGATCGCCATCACCCCTTCCGGGGTGGACTACGAGCGCCTGGCGCCGGAGAGCATCACGCTCCTGGACCGCGACGGCCGGGTGGTGGAGGGGGATCTCGAGCCCTCCAGCGAGACGCCCATGCACCTCCACATCTACCGGAGGCGTCCGGAAACCCGCGCGATCGTCCACACCCACTCCATGTACGCCACCACGCTGGCGGTCCTGGGACGCGGGATCCCGGTGATGCACTACATGGTCCTCCTCCTGGGCGACTCCGTGCCGGTGGCGGAGTACGCCGTCTACGGCTCGGAGCAGCTGGCGGAGAACGCGGTGCGCGCGCTGGGGGCCGAGCGGAAGGCCGTGCTCCTTGCGAACCACGGCGCGGTCACCGTGGGAGGAAGCCTCGACGAGGCCTACCGGAACGCGCTGCTGCTGGAGTCCATGGCAGAGCTCTATTGGCGGGCGGTCCTGGCCGGCGAACCGCGGCTTCTGAGCGAGGCGGAGGTCGAGGAGGCCTCGCGGCAGCTGAAAGGTTACGGCGCCGCCCGTCTCCGCACCAGGCCCTGA